The sequence below is a genomic window from Bacteroidales bacterium MB20-C3-3.
CTCGATTTCCTTACTGGCCACCGAAAAGTAACCCTCATCCAGTTCTATCATCCCTTCCAGTGTATACCTTGCATCCCGGTTGCCCATCGCCCTGCGGAGTTTGTGTACCATCGCCCATACCGGTTCGTAACGCTTCAATCCTAATTGCTTCTGGAGTTCGTTGGTGGAGAATCCCTTTTTTGTGCAACTCATCAGGAACATCGTTTTGTACCACACCAGAAACGGCAGCTTGGAGCTCTCCATGTTCGTACCGCTGCGCAACGAGGTGCGGAAACGGCAACCTTTGCATTCATAACTCCATTTACCCTGTAACCAATAATGGGAAGTGCCCCCGCATCGCTTGCAGACAACCCCTTCCTTATCACGCTGCTCCTTGAAATGCAAACGACAATCTTCCTCCGAACCGAAATGAGCCGTAAAACTGAATATGTTCATAATCCCTGCTTTTTGAGCGCTAATATACTAAAAATATTAGGTGTGTTTGCGGAGAATCAGATAGATTTTTCAAAACACTCAAGTCCATACTCGCATTATGAAAAATTAATAAATTAGATGAAAGATATTTAGAAAGTTCGTCTTCCCATAATTCTTGAAAATTAAGGGAAAATTCTACATCTTCATATGAAATTCCGTGTATTGAAGTATGAGTTTTTAAAAACTTTTCTGATTTTGGTGGATTTATATAGTGTTTTGTCGAATAAACTATTGTGTCATTTTTCACGAAGCATAATCCGATTGCACAAGCACTTAATCTACTGTTATTTGCTGTCTCAAAGTCAATAGCAATAAAATCAAATTTATTTTCAAAGTACTCAGGGAATGTATGAGGATTTTTAAATTGATTGAATTTCAATTTTTGCAAAATCGCTTGTTCGTATTGAGGTTTTACTTTATAACCAACTTGTTTTGCTTTTTTTAGCCAAGGTTCAAGAATATAGTTTGGTGTATTTTCGATAAAATTATAGAATAGAAATTCATTGTTTGTTTCAGGATTTATTCCCGAAACTTCCATTTCAATTTGATTTTTTGGTTTAGGTTTAAAAAAGTTAAACATAGTTCATTTTGTATAATTCAGACGAGTTTTGGTGTAATATGGCATATAACGTTTGGCAAATTGGCGATGGAGCCGACTTTTAGCACAAATGTTGAATAGAATTACTAATCTTCAACATTGCACAAAAGTTCAATAGAAGTACTTCACCGGCTCTATTGCCAATTTGTTTGTTATGTGCCGTTTTATTCCATTTTATACATTTAACAATTGCTGAAACGTAAAGTCGGGTTTAAACATTTCAATTTCGTTTTGAGTTGATTCTTCTTGTGCTTCTTTGCCATAGATAAACATTTGCTGTTCATAATTTTTAACAGCCTCTTCAATGCTATTAAATTTTCCATCGGCTAGATTATCAGACAATATCAAGGCATCCACCAACCCACTATTTACTCCCTGCCCTGCAAAAGGCGGCATCAAATGTGCGGCATCCCCAATCATTGTTATGGGTAATGGGCGCTTGCTTTTCCAAGGCTTTTCTAAAGGAAATATCCGTGTAGCCAATCCTACAAATGACAACGTCGTATGAATCAATTCTTTGTAGCGTTCGTCCCAATCGGAAAATTCTTTCAGAAGAAAATCAACGACACTATTTCTGTTTTGAAAATCTACCTGCGTTTGGTTTTTCCATTCATCAGGTGTTTTAAAACTTATTCCAAAATGCAATGCACCATTATTATTGGGGTTAGCAAATAATAAATTACCTTGGTGAGATGCCATTAGCCGGTTTCCATTGCATAGCTGAAAAAATCCAGGACAGTTTATCTCTGGTTGATGAATATCGGCTTGTATATTGAAAGTACCTGTTTCTTCAACTTCCGTGTCGGTAACAAATTTTCTTACCTTGGACATCCCGCCATTGGCAAGAATAACCAAATCTGCTGTTTCACTCGGTTTATTCTCAAAAGTTAGTGTCCACTTCTTCTTACCAGGTTCAAGCATAACAAGTTTTCTATCCCAAATAACCGTGTCGTTTTCTAAACTATTCAACAAGATAGCCCTTAAGTCATTTCTGTTTATTTCAGGATTGTCAAATCGATTTTCGGGCTTTACATTTTTTGTGGATAAAATATTGCCTTTTTCATCAGCAATATTTACACCCATTGGTAAGGCTAAGTCATAATAAGTTTGTAACAATCCCGCTTTTTTCATTGCTTCCTGACCTGAACCTTTGTGTAGGTCAAGGGTTCCACCAAAAATTCTTGCCTCTCGGTCGTTGTCTCTTTCGTAAACTGAAACGTCTATGCCGTTTTGCTGTAATAATTTTGCCATAGTCAGTCCAACGGGTCCACCACCAATTATTGCAACGTTCTTATCACTAAGTAAATTCATTTGTTTGTCTGTATCTATTCGCATTGTCATTCAAAAATGGCACATAACGGGAAACGCATTGGCGAAGTGGCGGATAAATTGGACAAAAAGTTCAATTTAGCGAGAACGTAGCCGATGTGTTTCCACAGAGCTAACTTACAAATAAAAAGCGAATGTGGAACACATTCGGCGGAATAAAATGCAGAAACTTTCAATTTAGCACTTAACCTGCCATTTTGCCAATGCGATGTTATGTGAAGGAATTTTTAGTATCTTTGTATTCAAATAATTCACATTTTATGTATTTCAGCAAGCCTTGGTAATTAAAAATTAAAGTAAATTATTAAATCGTCTTTTTGAGACGGTTGCTATTTGGTACGTTAATTTTTAATTTAAAATAAGGTAATAATGAAAAATATAAAACCCTTAACTTTTCCGTTTAATTCGGAAAATAATACATCCATAAAACAAAGTCTTTTTCGATTTCGAGAATATTTTGATTCTTCTACAATTGTTGGTTTAGGCGAAAACGCACATTTCATAAAAGAGTTTTTTACATTCAGGCATCAAGTTATTGAGTTTTTAGTAACTGAATGTGATTTTGACACCTTGGCATTTGAGTTTGGTTTTTCTGAAGGATTAGAAGTTGATAAGTGGATAAAATCACAAATTCCATTCGACGATTTGGATAAGTTACTGTCACACTTTTATTATCCAAATGAGTTTAAAGATACTTTGCTATGGCTTCGTCGGTATAATCAAGACAATAATAATCAAATTACCTTTTTAGGTGTGGATATTCCTAAAAATGGAGGTTCTTATTTTCCAAACTTTCGTATTGTATCTGATTATTTGCAAAGACTTTCAATCGTTTCTTCTGATGTCTTACAGAAGATTTTAAATCTTGCTGAGAAATTTGATTTCTATTCGACTTCTCAGCTTGCGTTAAATTTATCGCTTTTTGATGAAGCTGAACATAATGAATTAAAAGCATTGCTATTAAAAGTTTACATTCGTTTGATTACTCTTCAACCAAAATTAGAAAGTTTAGAATTTCAATCGATAGTTCATCAAGTTAAAGGCTTGATTTATATGAATTATAATGCTGATGCTATGGAAAGTTTCATTACTGAAAGGGGAATTGAAGGAGATATGGGAGCAAAAGACCAGTATATGGCAGAAAGCATTGATTGGTTTTTGAAAAATTCACTTGGTAAAAAGATTATTTTGGTTGCCCACAATGCTCACATTCAAAAAACTCCGGTAGATTTTGATGGATTTATTAGTTGTTATCCAATGGGGCAAAGACTTTCGATGACTTTTGGAGAAAAATATAAAGCATTTGCAATAACTAATCTACGTGGAGAAACTGCGGCATTGTATCCTGATAATGATTATCAATTTGGCTTTAGGGTTGATAAATTTCCACTTGATTTTCCAGAGTCGGATTCTGTTGAATTTATTATGCAAGAATTTGGAGGAAAAGAATGCTGTTTACTAATGAACAGAAGTACGGAATTAAAAAATTGTAATAAGATTCGATTTGATTCGATGTGCCTAAAAACTGAAATAGAAGAAGCTTTTGACGGAATTTTTCTAATAGAAAAATCAACTGTTTCAGAAGTAGTGGATTGAGAATTTATAAATTTAATTTCGAAACGGCACTTTCTTTTTGGAGGTGCCGTTTTATTCTTTCACATAACGTGCCGCGTATTGGCGATGGGCGGGATTTTTAGCACTGAACTTTAATCGAAGAACAGAAGTTGAATTTTGCACTTCCGTTGATACGAAGCCGTTCAGCCCGCCTATTGCCAATACGATGTTGTACGACGTAGTTATGTTTTGGGTTTTAGTCCAGCTAAATATTTTCGTATGTCATTTTCTAATTTATCCGGGTATTTGTACTCTAATTTTTTTGACAATTCAGTTCCTATTTCTGAAACTAAATCAGTCATTGAAAATAGAGCAGTCCAATTTTCCTTTATATCGCTCCCTGAAAATGTTTGTTCTGTTTTAGCCCACATTTCCTGGTTAAGATACTTTTTGAAAAGCCGTCCATATTTATTGGTCGTTATGTTCCAATTGTGTTCACTTGCAATGTGCCATTCAATTAAAGGAATTAAATATTCTGTGCGAATAACGGTTTCCGACATAAATTTCGCATAGAATATTTCATCTCTCACAAGACACTTTGCCACGTAAGTTGTGTCCCACCAAAAATCGTTTATTAGATTTTGAAACTCTTTTTCAGACGGTTTTTTGATAATGGAAATTTGATAAGTTGGTTTCAGCATTTGCTTTGTAATACCATCTTTATCAATTAAAATTTTATAACCAATATCCCAATCTTCTGGTAATTCTTTCTCTTGCGTTTCCTTTATAAATTTTGATTTGCTGTAAAGTTTAAAATCTACTTTCACACCGTCTTCATAAAGTAGCATTTTCATTGCGTGTTTATGGTTAAAACAACTTTCGTCTTCTTCAATCATAGCAATTGGATTTCCGAATTTAAGCGTCCAGCTTTTGTCTGAAATGTAATTTGTATTATCCTCAAAAACAAATTCAATGTCTAAATCACTAAATTCGTCAACAAGTGCTAAAGGATTTACAAGTGAACTTGTCAGAAGAAGAACTCTTACATCTTCGTTTTTCTCCGACCATTCTATAATTGTTCTTAACTTTTCTTCTCTGACTTTCATTTTGTTTGGTTCGGTTTTACTATGTCGTACAACGGTTCTCAGCTATACGCAGGCAGGGATTTTAACCACTGAACTTCCTACGAAGAACTGAACTTTAAATTTACCACTTAACTGTCCTACGAAGCACGAAACCCCTGCTTGCGTATAGGTGATGTTATGCGGTCGGTTTTCATTTTCTCTTCTTTCTCGTTAATTTGTCAAGCAAAGTTACTAAATTTGCAGTCAAGCAATTTCAATTTTTGAATTATGTATTTCAGCAGACCTTGGACTTCTATCTAAGTGATAGGCAGTCCTGAAAATTCCAATCTCTTTTAGGTCAAGACAATTAGTCTATGGGTTTCGTGTACCGACTTTTTTGTAAAGGCGTTACGTTGTCATAGTTGCTCTGTCGGGTAATACTGTCTATTCACTTCTCCACGATTTGAATTCAAGTATTCACCTGTAAGAAGTTACTAATGACAAAAAAGAAATTGCCCGTTCGTTTTACGGGTCAGCACTTTACTATTGATAAAGTGCTAATAAAAGATGCAATAAGACAAGCAAATATAAGTAATCAGGATACGGTTTTAGATATTGGGGCAGGCAAGGGGTTTCTTACTGTTCATTTATTAAAAATCGCCAACAATGTTGTTGCTATTGAAAACGACACAGCTTTGGTTGAACATTTACGAAAATTATTTTCTGATGCCCGAAATGTTCAAGTTGTCGGTTGTGATTTTAGGAATTTTGCAGTTCCGAAATTTCCTTTCAAAGTGGTGTCAAATATTCCTTATGGCATTACTTCCGATATTTTCAAAATCCTGATGTTTGAGAGTCTTGGAAATTTTCTGGGAGGTTCCATTGTCCTTCAGTTAGAACCTACACAAAAGTTATTTTCGAGGAAGCTTTACAATCCATATACCGTTTTCTATCATACTTTTTTTGATTTGAAACTTGTCTATGAGGTAGGTCCTGAAAGTTTCTTTCCACCGCCAACTGTCAAATCAGCCCTGTTAAACATTAAAAGAAAACAGTTATTTTTTGATTTTAAGTTTAAAGCCAAATACTTAGCATTTATTTCCTGTCTGTTAGAGAAACCTGATTTATCTGTAAAAACAGCTTTAAAGTCGATTTTCAGGAAAAGTCAGGTCAGGTCAATTTCGGAAAAATTCGGTTTAAACCTTAATGCTCAAATTGTTTGTTTGTCTCCAAGTCAATGGGTAAACTGTTTTTTGGAAATGCTGGAAGTTGTCCCTGAAAAATTTCATCCTTCGTAGTTCAAAGTCGGGTGGTTGTCAAGATGATTTTTCTGGTTTGGTGTCGTCTTTTAAGCTGCCGCATAACGAAAAATGGTAGCCGTAGTTGCCGGATTTACAGCACTTTCGTATCAATTTAGCACTTCGGTTCGTTAAAAGCACCAAAGTATCAAGTTGGCACGAAAGCCGGCAATTATCGGCTACCATATGTTAGTGGCATTTATCATTTCATTATATTCATTTGCTTTAACGCATTTTTTGTTACATTAATTCTCGATGAAATAAAATCATCAACATTCAATCCGTCTGTCGGAATTACATTTGTTGCAAAAAAATAAACATTAGATTTTGTTTCAACATAACCAACAAACCAACCATTATATTTTTCTTCTATCGAACTTAATCCAGTCTTACCGCTTAAAATGTAATTTTCAGTTCGCTCAATTTCCATAATATTTTTGACAATCTTTATTGTCCTATCAGAAATT
It includes:
- a CDS encoding aminoglycoside 6-adenylyltransferase AadS, whose translation is MKVREEKLRTIIEWSEKNEDVRVLLLTSSLVNPLALVDEFSDLDIEFVFEDNTNYISDKSWTLKFGNPIAMIEEDESCFNHKHAMKMLLYEDGVKVDFKLYSKSKFIKETQEKELPEDWDIGYKILIDKDGITKQMLKPTYQISIIKKPSEKEFQNLINDFWWDTTYVAKCLVRDEIFYAKFMSETVIRTEYLIPLIEWHIASEHNWNITTNKYGRLFKKYLNQEMWAKTEQTFSGSDIKENWTALFSMTDLVSEIGTELSKKLEYKYPDKLENDIRKYLAGLKPKT
- a CDS encoding exonuclease domain-containing protein, which gives rise to MEVSGINPETNNEFLFYNFIENTPNYILEPWLKKAKQVGYKVKPQYEQAILQKLKFNQFKNPHTFPEYFENKFDFIAIDFETANNSRLSACAIGLCFVKNDTIVYSTKHYINPPKSEKFLKTHTSIHGISYEDVEFSLNFQELWEDELSKYLSSNLLIFHNASMDLSVLKNLSDSPQTHLIFLVY
- a CDS encoding tetracycline-inactivating monooxygenase Tet(X2), whose product is MTMRIDTDKQMNLLSDKNVAIIGGGPVGLTMAKLLQQNGIDVSVYERDNDREARIFGGTLDLHKGSGQEAMKKAGLLQTYYDLALPMGVNIADEKGNILSTKNVKPENRFDNPEINRNDLRAILLNSLENDTVIWDRKLVMLEPGKKKWTLTFENKPSETADLVILANGGMSKVRKFVTDTEVEETGTFNIQADIHQPEINCPGFFQLCNGNRLMASHQGNLLFANPNNNGALHFGISFKTPDEWKNQTQVDFQNRNSVVDFLLKEFSDWDERYKELIHTTLSFVGLATRIFPLEKPWKSKRPLPITMIGDAAHLMPPFAGQGVNSGLVDALILSDNLADGKFNSIEEAVKNYEQQMFIYGKEAQEESTQNEIEMFKPDFTFQQLLNV
- the erm(F) gene encoding 23S rRNA (adenine(2058)-N(6))-methyltransferase Erm(F) encodes the protein MTKKKLPVRFTGQHFTIDKVLIKDAIRQANISNQDTVLDIGAGKGFLTVHLLKIANNVVAIENDTALVEHLRKLFSDARNVQVVGCDFRNFAVPKFPFKVVSNIPYGITSDIFKILMFESLGNFLGGSIVLQLEPTQKLFSRKLYNPYTVFYHTFFDLKLVYEVGPESFFPPPTVKSALLNIKRKQLFFDFKFKAKYLAFISCLLEKPDLSVKTALKSIFRKSQVRSISEKFGLNLNAQIVCLSPSQWVNCFLEMLEVVPEKFHPS
- the ere(D) gene encoding EreD family erythromycin esterase, coding for MKNIKPLTFPFNSENNTSIKQSLFRFREYFDSSTIVGLGENAHFIKEFFTFRHQVIEFLVTECDFDTLAFEFGFSEGLEVDKWIKSQIPFDDLDKLLSHFYYPNEFKDTLLWLRRYNQDNNNQITFLGVDIPKNGGSYFPNFRIVSDYLQRLSIVSSDVLQKILNLAEKFDFYSTSQLALNLSLFDEAEHNELKALLLKVYIRLITLQPKLESLEFQSIVHQVKGLIYMNYNADAMESFITERGIEGDMGAKDQYMAESIDWFLKNSLGKKIILVAHNAHIQKTPVDFDGFISCYPMGQRLSMTFGEKYKAFAITNLRGETAALYPDNDYQFGFRVDKFPLDFPESDSVEFIMQEFGGKECCLLMNRSTELKNCNKIRFDSMCLKTEIEEAFDGIFLIEKSTVSEVVD